A stretch of Schistocerca americana isolate TAMUIC-IGC-003095 chromosome 3, iqSchAmer2.1, whole genome shotgun sequence DNA encodes these proteins:
- the LOC124606281 gene encoding vegetative cell wall protein gp1-like, translating into MSQPTTTIIFTSPSAAPTTITWSSSSTPLPILPSLPVHPTLKPLSAVTTPNSSSPITVAPSTATDFPPLPAPPPTGSKPARISTRRSTVSVTPTPPPSASSAAQAGPAPAISPCNPSPCPLTTQP; encoded by the coding sequence atgtcccaacccaccaccactatcattttcacctctccctccgctgctccaaccaccatcacatggagctcatcctccaccccacttcccatccttccttctctccctgtccaccccacccttaagccactttcggctgtaaccacccccaactcctcctcccctatcactgtcgccccatcgacagctactgactttccgccgctccctgcaccgcctccgacgggctccaagccagcacggatctcgactcgacgttccacagtctctgtgacgcccacgccccctccgtctgcgtcatccgctgctcaggctGGTCctgcccccgccatctccccctgcaacccgtccccctgccccctcACCACCCAGCCgtga